Genomic segment of Alistipes sp. ZOR0009:
TAGTGCCGGTAGCGCTCTATCTTCAATTTTAGGAATATACAGCGCCAGCTTAGAGGCATCAACCATTCTCTCTTCCTCTATCACGGATATCTGCTCGGTGACATTTTTAAGCTGCCTGATATTTCCAGGCCAACGGTATGCCTCCAGCATCTCCTTGGCATCATCGGTAAGCGTAACGGCAGGCATGCGGTACTTCTCGGCAAAATCAGCCGCAAATTTTCTAAAGAGAAGGCTGATGTCCGATTTTCTCTCGCGCAAGGGAGGAATATTTATGGGCACCGTATTTAAACGGTAGTATAAATCCTCACGGAATTTCCCATTCTGAATTGCCTTAGGCAGGTTTACGTTGGTAGCCGCTATTACGCGTACGTTAGTTTTCTGCGCTTTAGAAGAACCTACCTTCATAAATTCGCCGGTCTCCAAAACACGAAGTAGCCGCACCTGGGTCGAGAGCGGCAGCTCGCCAACCTCATCCAAAAAGATTGTACCGCCATCGGCCACCTCGAAATACCCTTTACGGGTTTCGTGTGCACCTGTAAACGATCCCTTTTCATGACCAAAGAGTTCCGAGTCAATCGTACCTTCTGGTATAGCACCGCAGTTTACGGCCACGTACTGCGCATGTTTTCGCGAGCTTAGCTGGTGAATAACCTGCGGAAATATCTCCTTCCCGACCCCGCTTTCCCCAACTATAAGAACCGACAAATCGGTAAAAGCAACCTGCTGGGCTATGTCAATAGCCCTATCCAGTAGCGGTGAATTACCGATTATCCCAAATCGCTGCTTAATCTTCTGTAAACTCATCGTAAACTAATTAGCATACTGACAAAATTACGCATTCAAACTACATTTCAAAATGCGGTAGACTTTATTTTAAAACCCTTATTGACATTTTGTCATACTTTGAGAGAGCAGACAACGTCCAATCAGAGATTCCTTCTAAATCAACTTCCATACCGACATCCGCCTATTTTTACCATTATTTGTAACACATCCGAACCAATGCTTCTTTACTCTTTCTTATCTTTGCCTAAATTTTAATGTTTAATGAAGTTTATTGGAATCATTCCTGCTAGATATGCATCAACCCGCTTCCCTGGAAAACCTCTTGCTGATATTAAAGGCAAACCCATGGTGCAGCGCGTATACGAGCAGGCCTCTAAAGTCCTTCCGGTTGTTTACGTTGCTACCGACGACGAGCGCATCTACAATGCCGTAAAATCGTTCGGAGGAAACGCTGTTATGACATCAGCCGAGCATAGCAGCGGAACCGACCGCTGCTCGGAGGCGGTAAAAAAAGCAGAACAGGAAAGGGAGGAAGTTTAC
This window contains:
- a CDS encoding sigma-54 interaction domain-containing protein, producing MSLQKIKQRFGIIGNSPLLDRAIDIAQQVAFTDLSVLIVGESGVGKEIFPQVIHQLSSRKHAQYVAVNCGAIPEGTIDSELFGHEKGSFTGAHETRKGYFEVADGGTIFLDEVGELPLSTQVRLLRVLETGEFMKVGSSKAQKTNVRVIAATNVNLPKAIQNGKFREDLYYRLNTVPINIPPLRERKSDISLLFRKFAADFAEKYRMPAVTLTDDAKEMLEAYRWPGNIRQLKNVTEQISVIEEERMVDASKLALYIPKIEDRALPALYVGGGAVAEEKSFASEREILYKILFDMRDDITILKKRVEDLSRGAIYQPDNVEATSTFSPRAVSQFADYTTLHKHPMDDLEEEKEVEDVTHLDISGESQPETLSLAEKEKELIRKAIAKYRGKRKDAALELGISERTLYRKIKEYNLNI